A region from the Arachis ipaensis cultivar K30076 chromosome B01, Araip1.1, whole genome shotgun sequence genome encodes:
- the LOC107642033 gene encoding ADP-ribosylation factor 1, translating into MGLVFTKLFSSLFGNKEARILVLGLDNAGKTTILYRLQMGEVVSTIPTIGFNVETVQYNNIKFQVWDLGGQTSIRPYWRCYFPNTQAIIYVVDSSDTDRLVIAKEEFHAILEEEELKGAVVLIFANKQDLPGALDDAAVTESLELHKIKNRQWSIFKTSAIKGEGLFEGLDWLSNTLKSGGG; encoded by the exons ATGGGATTAGTGTTCACGAAATTGTTTTCGTCCCTCTTCGGTAACAAGGAAGCTCGAATCCTCGTTCTCGGCCTCGACAATGCCGGAAAAACTACCATCCTCT ATCGGCTTCAGATGGGTGAAGTTGTCTCAACGATTCCAA CAATCGGGTTTAATGTTGAAACCGTGCAATATAACAACATTAAATTTCAAGTTTGGGATTTAG GTGGGCAAACCAGTATCAG GCCATATTGGAGGTGTTACTTTCCAAATACTCAAGCAATAATCTATGTTGTTGATTCAAGTGATACCGATAGGCTTGTGATAGCTAAGGAAGAGTTCCATGCTATTCTGGAG GAAGAAGAGCTAAAGGGTGCAGTTGTTCTCATTTTTGCAAACAAACAG GACCTTCCTGGTGCCCTTGATGATGCTGCAGTGACAGAGTCTCTGGAATTGCACAAGATAAAAAATCGCCAATGGTCTATTTTTAAAACTTCTGCCATAAAAGGCGAAGGACTTTTTGAGGGCCTGGACTG GCTGAGCAATACACTCAAGTCTGGAGGTGGCTAA
- the LOC107642024 gene encoding probable 1-deoxy-D-xylulose-5-phosphate synthase 2, chloroplastic, with protein sequence MASSCVVGTSFLIPLLHYSRQPSTTTNLTTTARRGKGVIAAGVGKNNGSGEVERSTMVKKRHEKCSGLNFSGEKPETPVLDTVNYPIHMKNLSIEELEALADELREEIVYTVSKTGGHLSSSLGVTDLTVALHHVFNTPQDKIVWDVGHQAYAHKILTGRRSKMHTIRQTGGLAGFPKIAESLHDAFGVGHSSTSISAALGMAVARDLIGKNNHVISVIGDGAMTAGQAYEAMNNAGFLDTNLIIILNDNEQVSLPTATLDGPTPPVGALSRALTKLHTNSNFHQLRQAAKGITKQMGSQAHEFAAKLDSYARGLVGGSGACFFEELGLFYIGPVDGHQMEDLVHILKNVKGMPSLGPVLIHVITEKGKGYAPAEAAPDKMHGVVKFDPKSGKQMKTKAPTHAYTRYFADSLIAEAEADDSIVAIHAAMGGGTGLNLFQKRFPERCFDVGIAEQHAVTFAAGLAAEGLKPFCAIYSSFLQRGYDQVAHDVDLQKLPVRFALDRAGLVGADGPTHCGAFDTTFMACLPNMVVMAPCDETELMHMVATAAAIDDRPSCFRFPRGNGVGSILPNNNKGTPLEVGKGRVLKEGSKVALVGYGTMVQSCVAAAKVLEAHGISTTVADARFCKPLDGPLMMQLAREHEILITVEEGSIGGFGSHVSHFLGLNGLLDGNLKWRAMTLPDRYIEHGSQKDQIQEAGLSSNHIAATALSLTNVQWDNRLLLSMQI encoded by the exons ATGGCGTCTTCGTGTGTTGTTGGAACTAGTTTCCTCATTCCCTTGCTTCATTATTCTCGTCAACCATCAACTACCACGAACTTAACAACCACCGCCAGAAGG GGAAAGGGAGTGATAGCAGCTGGTGTAGGAAAAAATAATGGCAGCGGTGAGGTAGAGAGAAGTACTATGGTGAAGAAACGGCATGAGAAATGTAGTGGTCTGAATTTCTCAGGAGAGAAGCCAGAGACCCCAGTGTTGGACACAGTAAACTACCCAATCCACATGAAGAATCTGTCGATTGAAGAACTTGAGGCGCTTGCTGATGAGCTTCGTGAAGAGATTGTTTACACGGTGTCAAAGACCGGAGGACATTTAAGTTCAAGCCTTGGTGTGACAGATCTAACAGTGGCACTTCACCATGTCTTCAACACTCCTCAGGACAAGATCGTTTGGGATGTTGGTCATCAGGCCTATGCTCATAAGATTCTCACCGGAAGAAGATCCAAGATGCACACCATTCGACAGACTGGTGGACTTGCTGGATTCCCCAAGATTGCTGAGAGCCTTCATGATGCCTTTGGTGTTGGTCACAGTTCTACTAGCATTTCGGCAGCCTTag GGATGGCAGTTGCAAGGGACCTGATTGGAAAAAACAACCACGTGATATCAGTGATCGGTGATGGGGCCATGACAGCGGGACAAGCCTACGAGGCCATGAACAATGCTGGTTTTCTTGACACTAACCTCATCATTATATTAAATGACAATGAGCAGGTCTCTCTGCCCACCGCAACCTTGGATGGCCCAACTCCCCCTGTTGGTGCTCTCAGTAGAGCTCTCACTAAGCTTCACACCAATTCCAACTTCCACCAGTTACGCCAGGCCGCTAAG GGCATAACGAAGCAAATGGGAAGCCAAGCACATGAATTTGCAGCGAAATTGGATTCGTACGCGAGAGGATTAGTAGGTGGGTCTGGCGCATGCTTCTTTGAGGAGCTTGGCCTGTTCTACATCGGCCCCGTAGATGGCCATCAAATGGAAGACCTTGTCCACATTCTCAAGAACGTGAAGGGAATGCCATCCCTCGGCCCTGTCCTCATCCACGTCATCACCGAGAAAGGTAAAGGCTATGCTCCTGCCGAAGCTGCACCCGACAAGATGCACGGTGTCGTCAAGTTCGACCCTAAATCCGGGAAGCAGATGAAGACCAAGGCACCCACACATGCTTACACACGCTACTTTGCGGACTCCTTGATTGCAGAGGCAGAGGCTGATGACAGCATTGTTGCCATCCATGCCGCCATGGGAGGCGGCACTGGCCTCAACCTCTTTCAGAAGCGTTTCCCGGAGAGATGTTTCGACGTCGGGATAGCCGAGCAACACGCCGTAACCTTCGCCGCTGGTCTCGCCGCGGAAGGGCTCAAACCATTTTGCGCCATTTACTCTTCATTCCTACAAAGAGGGTATGATCAGGTGGCACATGACGTGGACCTTCAGAAGCTTCCGGTGAGATTCGCTCTCGATAGAGCTGGCCTAGTTGGCGCTGATGGCCCAACTCATTGTGGCGCATTTGACACAACGTTCATGGCTTGTTTGCCAAACATGGTGGTTATGGCTCCTTGTGATGAAACCGAACTCATGCACATGGTAGCCACTGCTGCAGCCATAGATGACAGACCTAGTTGCTTTAGGTTCCCGAGAGGGAATGGCGTTGGTTCCATTCTTCCAAATAACAACAAAGGCACACCATTGGAGGTTGGTAAAGGCAGAGTGTTGAAAGAGGGAAGCAAGGTGGCTCTAGTTGGATATGGAACAATGGTACAAAGCTGTGTGGCGGCAGCAAAGGTTCTTGAAGCACACGGCATCTCAACAACCGTGGCTGATGCTCGATTTTGCAAGCCTCTTGATGGACCATTGATGATGCAACTTGCAAGAGAGCATGAAATCTTGATAACAGTCGAAGAGGGTTCCATTGGAGGGTTTGGTTCTCATGTTTCTCATTTCCTTGGCCTCAATGGACTCCTTGATGGCAACCTTAAG TGGCGAGCCATGACTCTGCCTGATAGATACATTGAGCATGGATCTCAGAAGGATCAAATTCAAGAAGCTGGGTTGAGTTCAAACCATATTGCAGCTACTGCTTTGTCATTAACCAATGTTCAATGGGACAATCGTTTGCTTCTCAGCATGCAAATATGA